TCGGCGCGGGCCGCACCGGGCGCGCCTCAGGCGACAGGTCGCATGGTCCTTCCTCTCCTCAGGACAGCCGACCGGCCGCGCGGCCGATCACCGCCGATGCTGCCACCGGTGTGGCGGACGAGCGAGCGCTGCCGGCCGATCGGAGTGATCGCGGCCCGCACCGGGAGGGGCCGCTGGTCGTTTCGGGCGTACTTCGGCGCGCCGCTCGCCGGAGGTTCGCGCAAGCTGAGCCTGGGCCGGGCAGCCGCCGGCTCCTCCGTCCGGACCGGTCCGGACCCCGACCGACCGCCGCATTGACCGCCGCACCGACGGGAGCACAGCATGACCGGCACCCCCCGCCCCTCCGACGACACCGCGGGGCTGCCACCCCTGCCGGGCTGCGCCGAGGACGCAGCCGCCGCGCTGAAGCGGATGTTCGTGGACCTCACCCAGGGCGCCCGGATGGCACGTGGCCAGGACCCCGTCAAACGGCCGGTGTTCCTCAAACCGCACGGCGTCGCCCGCGGCACGCTCACGGTCGCCGACGACCTGCCGGCGGAGTTGCGCGTCGGCTTCCTGGAAGCCGCCCGCACGCGGCCCGGCGGCCTGACCGCCTGGGTGCGGTTCTCCAGCGACACCGTGCCCGGCAGCTCCGACCTGAAGACCACGCTCGGCGTCGGCATCAAGCTGTTCGGCGTCCCCGGCCCGAAGCTTCTGGAGGCCGACACCGAGGCCGACACCCAGGACCTGCTGCTGCAGAACCACGACGTCTTCTTCGTGGACACCGCCCAGGACATGTGCGAGTTCACCAAGGCCGGTGTCGTGGACGGCAGTTACGATCCGTACCTGGAGGCCCACCCGGTCGCCCGGGAGATCCTCGACGCGATGGCGAAGTTCGAGGAGAGCACGCTCACCGCCGACTACTGGGGCGTGCTCCCCTACGCCTTCGGACCGGACCGCTACGTCAAGTACAAGCTGGTGCCCGCCGGTTGTGAGCCCGGCGATCCGAAGGCGACGCCGCCCGACGAGGACCCGGCCTACCTCGGCACCGACCTGTCCTACCGGCTGGCGGCCGGTCCGGCGGCCTTCGACCTGCTGCTCCAGTTCCGCACCGATGACGAGCGGATGCCGCTGGACCGGGCGACCGTGCGCTGGGAGGAGTCCGAGAGCTCCCCCGTGAAGGTGGCCCGGCTGACCCTCCAGCAGCAGGACGTCACCGCCCGGGGCCAGGCCGCGTACGGCGAGAACCTCGCCCTCAACCCTTGGCACAGCCTCGCCGAGCACCGCCCGGTGGGCAGCATCGCCGAGGTGCGCCGGACGGTGTATCAAGCCTCCGCCGAGCAGCGCCGCGATGTGAACGGCGTCCCGGCGGCAGAGCCCGGCCCGGCCCGGCCGTACCTCACCCCGCCGCCCGCTCGCGACACCCGGATCGTCCGGGCCGCCGTACACCCGGCCATCGGCGTGGCCCGGGTCGGCGACAGCACGATGGACGACTTCGTCCTCGCCCCCGAGGTCGACGACCCGGCCCCGCTGCCCGCAGGGAGCTACAAGGACGTCACCGGCGCCCTGAAGCGCCAAGGCGTCCGGTTCCGGGTCTACGGCTACAACGCCGCCGGCGAACCGGTCGCCGAACTGACCGCCGACAACGCCGACTTGCGCTGGACCGTGCACGTCGCCAACTCGAAGGCGGCCTGGTACCAGTTCCAGATCGCCCTCGACATCCCCGAAGCGGAGAAGGCCGACGCCAGCAACCTGCGCAATCCCAAGATTCCGGCCGACCAGCGCAGCCTCCTGGTCATCGATCCCGGCCGCCGCTCGATCCGCGGCCGCAACCGCTCCGGCGGGCCCGAGTACCGCTTCGACACCGGCACCTTCATGGACAAGCCCGTCTACCTCGGGGAGCTGCGCACCGACGACAGCGGCCGGCTGATCTTCCTCGGCGGCCACGGAGTCTCCGCCTCGGCGACCGGCGACCCTGCCGGCACCTTCGCCAACAACGACGGCTGGTACGACGACACCTCCGACGGCCCGGTCACCGCCGAGGTGAGCATCGACGGGCGGCCGATCCCGGTCGACCCGGGCTGGGTGGTCACCGCGCCGCCCAATTACGCGCCCGAACTCAGCTCGGTACGCACGATGTACGACCTGGTGCGCGGCTCCTTCTTCAGCGCCGGGCTGCTCGAAGAACCACGGCACGTCTCCTTCACCCGCGACGTGCTGCCCGTACTGCGCCGGCTGTCCGGCCTCCAGTGGGTCAACAAAGGCCTGGCCACCCAGTTCGGGTTCGGCGGACGCGAGTACCTCCTCGACCCCGACCGGCTCACCGCACTCGCCGACCCCTCGCCCGTCCACCGGGAACTGCGCAGGCAGGTCTGGCTTTCCGTCCGTGACTACGACCGCGACGGCATGTCGCCGGTGCCTTGGCCGGCCGTCTACGGCGACGCGATGAACCTGCCGCCGCAGTCCGTACGGCAGCACATGACGCTCTCCCCACTGCAGTCCCGCCTCCTCCAGCGCTGGGCCAATGGGGACTTCGACGCGGACTACGACCCGCACGCCGTACCGCCCGCCACCCTCCACGACGTCCCGTTCGCCGAGCGGCCCGCGACCCTCGACCGGGCTGCTCTGTCCTTCTGCCTCGCCGACGCCTTCCACCCCGGCTGCGAGCTGACCTGGCCCATGCGCCACACCACGCTGTACAGCAGCCCGTTCCGGATCCGGCACCGCGCCGAAGACGCGCCTCCCCCGCCGTACTACGGCCAGACGCTGACCCCGCAAACCGCGCTGTCCCCCGACGGGCCGCTGCACGCCCAAGGCCCGGGCGACCTGACCCGGTGGATGGCCGTGCCCTGGCAGACCGACACGGCGAGCTGCCGATCGGGCTACGAGTACAGCTTCTCCCTCGGCCTCGGCCCGTACGACCCGTACCTGCCGACCTTCTGGCCGGCCCGGGTACCCAACCACGTGCTCGCCGAGGAGGACTACGCCGTCGTGGTCGACACCGACCGGCCGATCGCCGACCGCCTGGCCGCGTTCGAGAACCGGCGGACCTGGTTGCGCTGGCTGCCCCGCGACTACATCGCCGCCATCAACGCGATGGTGCAGGACTTCGGCAAGCTCGGCGTGGTGGAGCGCCGCCCCGGTCCCCCCGACGATCCCCGTTTCCCGAGGGAACTGCTGGTGGAGTCCGAGGTCGGTTTTCCGCCTGCGCCCGCCCCTCCGGCCGGGCGCAACCTGGTCACCGTGCACGTGGACCGCGGCGCCGACCCGGTTCTGGGCGCGGCTGCCCTGGCCACCGCGGTCACCATGGCGAACGCTCCGGACGAGGAGGTCTCGGCTGGGTTCATCGACAAGGTCAAGCGCTTCCGGTCGGGCCGGTGACGGCTCACCGCCCGGTGTCCGAGGGCCCGTCCGGACCCGTCGATGTCCTCGTGGCGGGAGGCGGTCCGGCGGGCGCCGTGGCCGCGCTCGTCGTGGCCCGGGCCGGTCGCCGCGTCGAGCTCCTGGACGACGGCGGTCGGGGCCGGGGGCACCGTGGCGCGGCCGCGAGCGGGCTCGCGGCCGGGACCGGGACCGGGGAGGTCAAGATCGGGGAGTTCCTGCCGCCCGCCGCCCGGCCACTGCTCGGCGAACTCGGACTGCTGGACGGTTTCCTGGCCGCCGGCCACCCGATCTCCACCGGCACCTACGCCGCTTGGGGATCGACGGCGCTGTTCGGCCGCAGCCACCTGTTCGACCCGTACGGGCACGGCTGGCACCTCGACCGGCTGCGCTTCGACGCCTTCCTGCGCGAGGCCGCCATCGCGGCGGGCGCCCGTCTGCGGCGGGCCACCGTACTGGACCAGCGCGGCGACCGCCTGATCGTCCGTGAGCAAACCACCGGCGCCGTGACCGAACTGTCCGCCCGCTGGACGGTCGACGCGACGGGCCGGAGCTGCATGATCGGCCGCCGCCACGGCCACCGCCGGCGGCAGGACCGGCTAGTCGCCGCGTACGTCGTATTTCCCTCCCGTCCCACGGGCGATCCGGCGGACGCCGAGGCCCGCACCGTCGTGGAGGCCGCGGCGCACGGCTGGTGGTACACCACCCGGATCCCGGCCGGGCGCCTGGTCGCCCACCTGACCGACGCCGACATCGCCGACCCGTCCCTGCGCACCCCGCACGGTTTCTGGCACGCACTCAGCCGAACCGTCCACGTCCGCCGGCGCCTGGCCGGGCACGGTCCGGCCGCGACGCCCGTACCCCGCTGGGCCCCCGCCCACGGCCTGCGGCTCGCCCCGGCAGCCGGGCCCGGCTGGGTGGCGGCCGGCGACGCCGCCCTCGCCTTCGACCCGCTCTCCTCGCAGGGCATCCTCATGGCGCTGCACACCGGCGCCCGCGCCGGGCAGGCGGTGACCAGCTGCCTCGCCGACGAGGGGTGCACCACCGCCGCGCTCGCCGACTACACAGGGTTCCTGGACGGGATCGCGGCGGCGTACCAGCGGAATCACGCGAACGCGTACGACCAGGAGCGACGTTGGCCCCGGAGCCCCTTCTGGCGCCGTCGCCGGCCAGGCGGAACACCTCTGTCCGGCATAGCCTGAAGAGGGCCGGAACGCTCGCCCAAGGGGTCAGCCATGACTGCTCAAGCGCTCGCCGCACTGGACGCCATGGAGGTAACCCAGGCCATACAGGACCTCCAGCAAAGCGTCACCCTGATCGCCGGCAAGACGACCGTGATCCGCGTCTATGTGAACGGCGCGAGCGGCCCCGTCACCGGCGTGAGCGGCACCCTGACAGTGCTCCGCACACTCAACGGCCCCCGGGTCACCGTCACCTCGCTCGTTCCAGCGCCTTGCGGGCAGCGAGGTAGCCTGCGATCTTGAACGCCCGTTCGTGGGAGCCGAACGCATCGGCGCGGGCGCGCCGCAGCACCACCCGAGTGGCGATCACAATTCCGTGCTCGGGCAGGCTCAGTTGCTCCTCGATCCCCGCGGCGGCAGCCGCGAAGAAGCGTGGCAGGGCCTCGGTGGGTTCGTAGTCCACCGTCAGTTCTCGCGCCACGTCGAAGGCGAAGCCCTCAGCTGCGGGCTCTTCGTGGCGCGGTTGAAGACCTTCTCCGAGAAGACCCGCGTCAGCTCCGGCCTCGGCGAGGGAGTCGAGTCGAGGCGCGGGCGTACCCGAGGAAGACATGCCCGACCGATTCGGCGCCGGCCCTCACGGGCCGGCACCTATGAAACACCGACAGCGGCTCTGCTCGCGGTCCGCCGCGTTCCAATCCCCGGAGCATCACGCTCGATGGCACCCCGCCCTCGGGCGGCCAGGTGGGCCACCCGAGGCGTTCATCTGGCCACCAGGGCTGCGCCCAGCGGCGTGTGCTCGTAGCAGACCGTCCGGCCGGTGCGAGTGCGGGTGACGAGGCCGGCGTCGCGCAGCACCGCCAGGTGGCTGCCGACGGTACCGAGGCTGAGGCCGAGTTGGGCGACCAGCTGCGTCGTCGTTGCGGGCACGTCCAGCGCGCGCAGCACGTCCGCGCGCCGCGGGCCGACCAGTCGGTCCAGGGACTCGCCGCCCGGTGTACGCGGCACTGGGCCGAGCAGGTCCGCGATGCCCCGGGCGGGATAGACCAGGGCGTAGGGCCACGGCGGCTCGACGTAGCTGATCAGAGTGCCGAACACCGTCGGCATCAGCAGCAGGCCCTTGCCGGCCAGCCGGTGCCGGTCCCCTTGGGTACGCGAGCCCGTGCGCACCTCGATGGTCCCGGCCTGCCCCTCGGAGCGCCAGCTCACCCGGGGGTCGAGATCGGACAGCGCTGCTGCCCAGCCGTACATCGCGAGGTGCCCGGCGCGGCGGACGAGGTCGCGCTCCAGTACAGCCCGCAGCCGCGGCCAGTCCGGCTCGACCAGCGCCTGCCAGCTCGCTTCGAGTGCGTCGGCGAGCCGGGTGACCACGTCCGGCCCGTCGAGGATGCGCTGCACGTAGCGTGGCGGGGTCCGCATTCCCGCCAGGTTGCGAGCCAGTTCGAGGCGGGCACGGCGCAGCGGCGTGGCGCGCACGGCGGCCAGCTCGGCGGCGAAATCGCCA
This Streptomyces misionensis DNA region includes the following protein-coding sequences:
- a CDS encoding LodA/GoxA family CTQ-dependent oxidase, producing MTGTPRPSDDTAGLPPLPGCAEDAAAALKRMFVDLTQGARMARGQDPVKRPVFLKPHGVARGTLTVADDLPAELRVGFLEAARTRPGGLTAWVRFSSDTVPGSSDLKTTLGVGIKLFGVPGPKLLEADTEADTQDLLLQNHDVFFVDTAQDMCEFTKAGVVDGSYDPYLEAHPVAREILDAMAKFEESTLTADYWGVLPYAFGPDRYVKYKLVPAGCEPGDPKATPPDEDPAYLGTDLSYRLAAGPAAFDLLLQFRTDDERMPLDRATVRWEESESSPVKVARLTLQQQDVTARGQAAYGENLALNPWHSLAEHRPVGSIAEVRRTVYQASAEQRRDVNGVPAAEPGPARPYLTPPPARDTRIVRAAVHPAIGVARVGDSTMDDFVLAPEVDDPAPLPAGSYKDVTGALKRQGVRFRVYGYNAAGEPVAELTADNADLRWTVHVANSKAAWYQFQIALDIPEAEKADASNLRNPKIPADQRSLLVIDPGRRSIRGRNRSGGPEYRFDTGTFMDKPVYLGELRTDDSGRLIFLGGHGVSASATGDPAGTFANNDGWYDDTSDGPVTAEVSIDGRPIPVDPGWVVTAPPNYAPELSSVRTMYDLVRGSFFSAGLLEEPRHVSFTRDVLPVLRRLSGLQWVNKGLATQFGFGGREYLLDPDRLTALADPSPVHRELRRQVWLSVRDYDRDGMSPVPWPAVYGDAMNLPPQSVRQHMTLSPLQSRLLQRWANGDFDADYDPHAVPPATLHDVPFAERPATLDRAALSFCLADAFHPGCELTWPMRHTTLYSSPFRIRHRAEDAPPPPYYGQTLTPQTALSPDGPLHAQGPGDLTRWMAVPWQTDTASCRSGYEYSFSLGLGPYDPYLPTFWPARVPNHVLAEEDYAVVVDTDRPIADRLAAFENRRTWLRWLPRDYIAAINAMVQDFGKLGVVERRPGPPDDPRFPRELLVESEVGFPPAPAPPAGRNLVTVHVDRGADPVLGAAALATAVTMANAPDEEVSAGFIDKVKRFRSGR
- a CDS encoding tryptophan 7-halogenase, which encodes MTAHRPVSEGPSGPVDVLVAGGGPAGAVAALVVARAGRRVELLDDGGRGRGHRGAAASGLAAGTGTGEVKIGEFLPPAARPLLGELGLLDGFLAAGHPISTGTYAAWGSTALFGRSHLFDPYGHGWHLDRLRFDAFLREAAIAAGARLRRATVLDQRGDRLIVREQTTGAVTELSARWTVDATGRSCMIGRRHGHRRRQDRLVAAYVVFPSRPTGDPADAEARTVVEAAAHGWWYTTRIPAGRLVAHLTDADIADPSLRTPHGFWHALSRTVHVRRRLAGHGPAATPVPRWAPAHGLRLAPAAGPGWVAAGDAALAFDPLSSQGILMALHTGARAGQAVTSCLADEGCTTAALADYTGFLDGIAAAYQRNHANAYDQERRWPRSPFWRRRRPGGTPLSGIA
- a CDS encoding ArsR/SmtB family transcription factor, translating into MLAIEVGPVDVARTRYAISPLGEAMQALRVAAGAQAAGPLRPWAERIAPRYERLRRQVPAVRALTTLFRRGAYNADFIHPPPSGPGGDFAAELAAVRATPLRRARLELARNLAGMRTPPRYVQRILDGPDVVTRLADALEASWQALVEPDWPRLRAVLERDLVRRAGHLAMYGWAAALSDLDPRVSWRSEGQAGTIEVRTGSRTQGDRHRLAGKGLLLMPTVFGTLISYVEPPWPYALVYPARGIADLLGPVPRTPGGESLDRLVGPRRADVLRALDVPATTTQLVAQLGLSLGTVGSHLAVLRDAGLVTRTRTGRTVCYEHTPLGAALVAR